One stretch of Desulfovibrio sp. UCD-KL4C DNA includes these proteins:
- a CDS encoding flagellar basal body P-ring protein FlgI translates to MKRGNRMNNISAGVTATILLLFVIFMNVQSAEAVRLKDISSFSGVRDNALVGYGLVVGLSGTGDGTNSAFTITSMVNMLEKMGVQVDRNSIKPKNVAAVMVTAKMPVSAKPGAPLDVTLSSIGDSKSLFGGVLLLTPLKGIDGNVYALAQGALTVGGFSTSGEAASASKNVVTVARIPNGATIERSVPFAFNNQRKITINLGMSDFGTVMQVVKRINNAVGGSYASAIDASTVDLAIPDDFRGNMVPLMASLENLEISPDGKAKVVVDEKTGTIVLGRNVRLTKVAIAHGNLQVVVAESADVSQPGPFAPAGAETVTTPQTDVQVKEDNNRLMLVEGATLQELVDGLNAIGATPRDLISILRTMKVAGALHAELEVI, encoded by the coding sequence ATGAAACGTGGCAATAGGATGAACAATATCTCAGCAGGGGTAACGGCAACCATACTGCTTTTGTTCGTCATATTTATGAACGTACAGTCAGCGGAAGCTGTTCGACTGAAGGATATTTCTTCTTTCAGCGGTGTGCGTGACAATGCTCTCGTCGGGTACGGGCTTGTAGTCGGTCTTTCAGGAACCGGTGACGGAACGAACTCGGCATTCACAATTACCTCTATGGTTAACATGCTCGAAAAGATGGGTGTGCAGGTCGATCGCAACTCTATAAAGCCGAAAAACGTTGCTGCGGTTATGGTAACGGCTAAAATGCCTGTTTCCGCAAAGCCTGGAGCTCCTCTTGATGTAACTCTTTCCTCTATAGGTGACTCTAAAAGTCTGTTCGGCGGAGTTCTTTTGTTAACACCTCTTAAAGGTATAGATGGAAATGTTTATGCCTTGGCACAAGGTGCGCTTACTGTCGGTGGTTTTTCCACTTCTGGTGAAGCTGCTTCTGCCTCAAAGAACGTCGTAACTGTTGCACGAATTCCTAACGGAGCAACAATTGAAAGGTCCGTTCCATTTGCTTTTAACAATCAGCGAAAAATTACCATCAACCTCGGAATGTCAGACTTCGGCACAGTTATGCAGGTTGTAAAAAGAATTAATAATGCTGTCGGTGGAAGTTACGCTTCTGCCATTGATGCTTCAACTGTAGATCTTGCTATTCCTGATGATTTCAGAGGGAATATGGTTCCACTCATGGCTTCACTTGAAAATCTTGAAATTAGTCCGGATGGAAAAGCTAAGGTTGTGGTTGATGAAAAAACTGGAACAATTGTTCTAGGACGTAACGTTCGCCTGACCAAGGTGGCTATTGCTCATGGTAACTTACAGGTTGTTGTTGCCGAAAGTGCAGATGTCAGCCAGCCGGGACCATTTGCTCCTGCGGGTGCTGAAACCGTCACTACTCCGCAAACGGATGTACAGGTTAAAGAAGATAACAACAGACTGATGCTTGTTGAAGGTGCCACTTTGCAAGAGCTTGTAGACGGATTGAATGCTATCGGCGCAACTCCGCGTGACCTGATTTCTATCCTTAGGACGATGAAGGTTGCAGGAGCACTGCACGCAGAACTGGAGGTTATATAA
- a CDS encoding rod-binding protein, whose amino-acid sequence MIITAKDAATAQASAEGQELIGFKNKLTSLNDKISSGKDVDKGLRSACKKFEAVFMGKIWKQMRKGVQKSEYLSSKYEDQYTSMFDKDFSEKLADGGGIGLADMLYQQLRAKLDDASKETLPGTGNSTALKTLDEVGRKGTREGSHVKKHENVMTNGIPGIPIPKPGIALRDSDFTYANQIERKLTQNIESTRVKSQLENGAVKEVSYLSRPEAMARIENLARQIEMAHDKKVYGEGVTAEEIGKKLAGI is encoded by the coding sequence ATGATCATCACCGCAAAAGATGCTGCCACAGCGCAAGCAAGTGCTGAAGGGCAAGAGCTGATCGGTTTCAAAAATAAACTGACATCACTCAATGATAAGATTTCAAGCGGAAAAGATGTAGACAAGGGACTCCGGTCCGCCTGCAAGAAGTTTGAAGCCGTCTTTATGGGGAAAATCTGGAAGCAGATGCGTAAAGGTGTTCAAAAATCTGAATATCTTAGTAGTAAATATGAAGATCAGTATACTTCAATGTTTGATAAGGATTTCTCAGAAAAACTGGCTGACGGTGGAGGAATCGGGCTGGCAGATATGCTGTATCAGCAGCTTAGAGCAAAACTTGATGACGCCAGCAAAGAAACTCTGCCCGGAACTGGAAACTCTACAGCTCTTAAAACTCTTGATGAAGTTGGACGTAAAGGAACAAGAGAAGGAAGCCATGTCAAAAAACATGAAAATGTTATGACTAACGGCATCCCCGGGATCCCAATTCCTAAGCCTGGGATTGCACTTAGAGATTCAGATTTTACGTATGCTAATCAAATTGAAAGAAAATTAACTCAAAATATAGAAAGCACGAGGGTAAAATCTCAGCTAGAAAATGGTGCAGTGAAGGAGGTTTCCTATCTGAGCAGGCCCGAAGCAATGGCACGAATTGAAAATTTAGCCCGTCAAATTGAAATGGCGCATGACAAAAAAGTATACGGGGAAGGTGTGACTGCTGAAGAAATTGGCAAGAAACTTGCTGGTATATAA
- the flgN gene encoding flagellar export chaperone FlgN, translated as MIRLIQENIDRQSKAMLLLSMLLKEEFSLLMNKDPQGVTGVEMVIQELMRQIASERMSLRGAVQKIDPAAKRIIDILPALADEHRDKVEVLLALMDTREQECAVQATKNQQLAQALLDQSSSMLDFLHREITPKTNNVYSARGKYQNAAPPATLIDGRL; from the coding sequence ATGATTAGACTTATACAGGAAAATATCGACAGGCAGTCAAAGGCTATGTTGTTACTTTCCATGCTCCTTAAGGAAGAATTTTCCTTACTGATGAACAAAGATCCTCAAGGTGTGACCGGGGTTGAGATGGTAATTCAGGAGCTTATGCGACAGATTGCCTCTGAACGGATGTCTCTTAGAGGTGCAGTTCAGAAAATTGACCCTGCTGCTAAGAGGATAATAGATATTTTGCCGGCTCTTGCTGATGAGCATAGAGATAAGGTTGAAGTTTTGCTTGCTCTAATGGATACCCGCGAACAGGAATGCGCTGTTCAGGCAACTAAGAATCAGCAGCTTGCTCAGGCCTTGCTGGATCAATCTTCTTCCATGCTGGATTTCCTACACCGTGAAATAACACCTAAAACTAATAATGTTTATTCTGCTCGTGGAAAATATCAGAACGCAGCCCCCCCAGCAACGTTGATTGACGGGAGGTTGTAA
- the flgK gene encoding flagellar hook-associated protein FlgK: MPGVNSLFNLGNGALFASQSAIQVTGENLANVNTPGYSRRNVRLEEGISINWKPGQIGTGVRAAEVYRNFDQFIENSYNDKASERERWNSLYQSLGSVESLFNESRGYGINSSLTTFFNNWQDLSQRADNPDARQQLLKNSKNLVSSINNLQNDLDRYQKQVEDYIKQDVDRANDIMSRIAEINSQINVEQVDGQNNPNALYDERASLVRDLSSIMDTQTIDNGKGDMVILTKAGQTLVEGDKHFSISYDGPRSQNNLTPNSAFDGKAYFDGSSDFEYTLEVVDSGKAVGSGAGAAQFRVSLDGGNTWLKDDNGNIRTFYARGSDKAIQVDDLKIWFGTPDDSDATPVNDFSKGDKFTIVPKSALYWVQNTSTRENITPQASFTGQDNSRRLTGGTLSGNFSFRDQHVGKYKARMDALANELIWQTNRIHSQGAGLQPHTTMSGTYSVTSDDTALGSGSSGLAFADKLESGSSMMYFYNSTTGELASSASFGPLDFSGIVPPGITNFDPNQHSINDVASAINNTFGTYVDATVINHKLQLNSKPGYEFQMGTDTSGMYAALGLNTYFEGSGASDININAKISEDVSYINAGHVNGAGEANSGDNGTALKIKEMSQSKTRIGTSFDGATDQTIIEYYDSTVSTVGADTATAKFNYNFQDTLASDLDQKQQEISGVNMDEEMSNLIKFQHSYTAAAKLITTADEMLQTILGLKN, from the coding sequence ATGCCCGGCGTCAATTCTCTTTTTAATCTAGGTAATGGGGCTTTATTCGCCTCTCAGTCCGCCATCCAAGTTACCGGTGAAAACCTCGCAAATGTTAATACTCCTGGGTATTCACGTCGTAATGTCCGCCTTGAAGAAGGTATCAGTATTAACTGGAAACCAGGACAGATTGGCACAGGTGTTAGAGCTGCTGAAGTTTACCGCAATTTTGATCAGTTTATTGAGAACAGTTACAATGATAAAGCTTCCGAACGCGAACGCTGGAATTCTTTGTATCAATCCTTGGGCAGTGTAGAGAGTCTTTTCAATGAATCGCGCGGTTATGGTATTAACTCAAGTTTGACGACTTTTTTCAATAACTGGCAGGATTTAAGCCAGCGTGCAGATAATCCGGATGCCAGACAGCAGTTGCTTAAAAATTCAAAGAATCTGGTCAGCAGTATAAACAATCTGCAAAATGATCTTGATCGCTACCAGAAGCAGGTTGAAGATTATATTAAGCAAGATGTAGATAGAGCCAATGATATTATGAGCCGCATTGCGGAGATTAATAGCCAGATAAACGTAGAGCAGGTTGACGGTCAGAATAACCCGAATGCTTTATATGATGAAAGAGCCAGTTTAGTTCGCGATCTATCCAGCATAATGGATACGCAGACGATTGATAACGGTAAAGGTGATATGGTCATTCTTACCAAGGCTGGTCAGACTTTGGTAGAAGGTGACAAGCATTTTAGTATTTCATACGATGGTCCCCGCAGTCAGAATAATCTAACTCCTAATTCTGCTTTTGATGGAAAAGCATACTTCGACGGTTCAAGCGACTTTGAATATACACTCGAGGTCGTTGATTCGGGTAAGGCCGTCGGTTCAGGTGCCGGAGCAGCACAGTTTAGAGTGTCTCTTGACGGTGGAAATACTTGGCTCAAGGATGACAACGGTAACATAAGAACTTTTTATGCCAGAGGTTCAGATAAAGCCATACAGGTTGATGATCTGAAGATATGGTTTGGTACTCCTGACGATTCAGATGCTACACCAGTAAATGATTTCAGCAAGGGTGATAAGTTCACAATTGTTCCAAAGAGTGCTCTCTACTGGGTGCAAAATACTTCCACCAGAGAAAATATTACTCCGCAGGCTTCTTTTACCGGGCAGGATAATAGCAGAAGGCTTACTGGTGGAACTTTGTCAGGTAATTTTTCTTTTAGAGATCAGCATGTAGGTAAATATAAGGCCCGCATGGATGCTCTGGCAAATGAACTTATCTGGCAGACAAATAGAATCCACTCACAGGGAGCAGGGCTCCAGCCACATACAACAATGTCAGGAACTTATTCTGTCACATCTGATGATACTGCTCTCGGAAGCGGGTCTTCCGGGCTTGCTTTTGCTGATAAGTTGGAATCAGGAAGTTCAATGATGTATTTCTATAATTCAACGACTGGAGAACTTGCATCTTCCGCATCTTTCGGCCCTCTTGATTTTAGCGGAATTGTTCCTCCTGGAATTACAAATTTTGATCCTAATCAGCATTCAATCAATGATGTTGCATCCGCTATAAATAATACTTTCGGAACTTATGTGGACGCTACGGTTATTAATCATAAGCTGCAGCTTAATTCAAAACCAGGTTATGAGTTCCAGATGGGAACAGACACCTCTGGTATGTATGCCGCTCTTGGGCTTAATACATATTTCGAAGGCTCAGGAGCTAGTGATATAAATATTAATGCTAAAATAAGTGAAGACGTAAGTTATATAAACGCCGGGCATGTAAACGGAGCAGGGGAAGCAAACTCTGGAGACAATGGAACTGCTTTGAAAATTAAAGAAATGTCTCAGTCTAAGACTCGAATCGGAACTTCTTTTGATGGAGCTACTGATCAGACTATTATTGAATATTATGACTCTACAGTTAGTACCGTTGGTGCAGATACTGCAACTGCAAAATTTAATTATAATTTTCAGGACACATTGGCTTCCGACCTTGATCAGAAACAGCAGGAAATTTCAGGCGTGAATATGGATGAAGAAATGAGTAACCTAATTAAGTTTCAGCATTCATATACCGCCGCAGCAAAGCTTATTACAACTGCTGATGAGATGCTTCAGACCATACTTGGGCTGAAAAATTAG